In the genome of Meiothermus sp. CFH 77666, one region contains:
- the rpmG gene encoding 50S ribosomal protein L33: MASEVRIKLLLECTECKRRNYATEKNRRNTTAKLELKKFCPWCNKHLPHKEVKV, encoded by the coding sequence ATGGCAAGCGAAGTTCGAATCAAGTTGCTCCTGGAGTGCACCGAGTGCAAGCGCCGCAACTATGCGACGGAGAAAAACCGCCGCAATACCACGGCCAAGCTCGAGCTTAAGAAGTTTTGCCCCTGGTGCAACAAGCACCTGCCCCACAAGGAAGTAAAGGTCTAA
- the secE gene encoding preprotein translocase subunit SecE, producing the protein MAQENAAPKRPLGARIINYFREARAELSRVTWSTRQEIIESTQVILVFAVVAMVVLGLIDTIFRFITVRLP; encoded by the coding sequence ATGGCCCAAGAAAACGCCGCCCCCAAGCGTCCCCTCGGTGCTCGGATTATCAACTACTTCCGCGAGGCCCGCGCCGAGCTTTCCCGTGTCACCTGGTCAACCCGGCAGGAGATCATCGAATCTACGCAGGTCATCCTGGTCTTTGCGGTGGTGGCCATGGTGGTTCTGGGGCTGATTGACACCATTTTCCGCTTCATCACGGTGCGCCTGCCCTGA
- the nusG gene encoding transcription termination/antitermination protein NusG, producing MSIEWYAVHTYVGYEDKVKQNLEQRVKALGMQDKIFQVLIPTEEVVEHREGGKKEVMRRKLYPGYIYVLVDLGDTPGEVNEAWEVVRNTPGVTGFVGTATHPVPLTPDEVQHLLEIAGLAGKKEAPKPQVTFKEGDVVRVASGPFADFTGVVGEVNLERQKVKVLVSIFGRETPVELEFSQVVRA from the coding sequence ATGAGCATTGAATGGTACGCCGTCCACACCTATGTTGGCTACGAGGATAAGGTCAAACAAAACCTCGAGCAACGGGTGAAGGCCCTCGGTATGCAGGATAAGATCTTCCAGGTCTTGATCCCCACCGAGGAGGTCGTGGAACACCGCGAGGGGGGCAAAAAGGAGGTGATGCGCCGCAAGCTCTACCCCGGCTACATCTATGTGTTGGTGGATCTGGGCGACACCCCTGGCGAGGTCAACGAAGCCTGGGAAGTGGTGCGCAATACCCCTGGTGTAACCGGCTTCGTAGGCACGGCGACCCACCCCGTGCCCCTGACCCCCGACGAGGTTCAGCACCTCCTGGAAATTGCTGGCCTGGCTGGCAAGAAAGAAGCCCCCAAACCCCAGGTCACCTTCAAGGAAGGCGACGTGGTGCGGGTGGCCTCCGGCCCCTTCGCCGACTTTACCGGCGTGGTGGGCGAGGTCAACCTCGAGCGCCAAAAGGTCAAGGTGCTGGTATCCATCTTCGGGCGTGAAACCCCGGTGGAACTGGAGTTTTCGCAGGTAGTTCGCGCATAG
- the rplK gene encoding 50S ribosomal protein L11, producing the protein MKKVAAMVKLQLPAGKATPAPPVGPALGQHGANIMEFVKQFNAASANMGDAIVPVEITIYSDRSFTFITKTPPASYLIRKAAGIEKGSGKTGREKVGKLTWEQCLQIAKQKMADMNANDVEAAARQIAGSARAMGVEVTGVPHA; encoded by the coding sequence ATGAAAAAAGTTGCTGCTATGGTCAAACTGCAGCTTCCGGCGGGCAAGGCGACGCCAGCGCCCCCGGTAGGCCCGGCCCTGGGTCAACACGGGGCCAACATCATGGAGTTCGTGAAACAGTTCAACGCGGCCAGCGCCAACATGGGCGACGCTATTGTGCCTGTTGAAATCACCATCTACTCCGACCGCTCCTTCACCTTCATCACCAAAACCCCTCCGGCCTCTTACCTGATTCGCAAGGCCGCCGGCATCGAAAAGGGTTCCGGAAAGACCGGGCGTGAAAAGGTGGGCAAACTTACCTGGGAGCAGTGCCTTCAGATCGCCAAGCAGAAGATGGCCGATATGAACGCCAACGATGTGGAAGCTGCGGCCCGCCAGATTGCAGGTTCGGCCCGCGCCATGGGTGTGGAAGTAACGGGGGTGCCCCATGCCTAA
- the rplA gene encoding 50S ribosomal protein L1, translated as MPKHGKRYRALLEKVDLNKVYSVEEAAALIPQIRSAKFDETVEVHVKLGIDAKKSDQNVRSTVALPHGTGRSVRVLAIAKGDKIAEARDAGADIAAGEEIIQEILDGRSDFDAVVATPDVMGAVGSKLGRILGPKGMLPNPKAGTVGFNIGEMVREIKAGRIEFRNDKTGVVHGPVGKASFAPEKIAENVRAFIKAVESAKPDGAKGTYLRSVYLSTTMGPSIKISPSASQQS; from the coding sequence ATGCCTAAGCACGGAAAGCGGTATCGCGCCCTGTTGGAAAAGGTAGACCTGAACAAGGTGTACTCGGTAGAGGAGGCCGCCGCCCTGATTCCCCAGATCAGGAGCGCCAAGTTCGACGAGACCGTCGAGGTGCACGTCAAGCTGGGCATTGACGCCAAGAAGTCTGACCAGAACGTGCGCTCTACGGTGGCCCTGCCCCACGGGACGGGCCGCAGTGTGCGGGTGCTGGCCATTGCCAAGGGTGACAAGATTGCCGAAGCCCGCGACGCGGGGGCCGACATCGCAGCGGGCGAAGAAATCATCCAGGAAATCCTGGACGGACGTTCTGACTTCGATGCGGTGGTGGCTACCCCCGACGTGATGGGAGCCGTGGGCTCTAAGCTGGGCCGGATCCTGGGTCCCAAGGGCATGCTGCCCAACCCCAAAGCGGGCACGGTGGGCTTCAACATCGGCGAGATGGTGCGGGAGATTAAGGCAGGTCGGATCGAGTTCCGCAACGACAAAACCGGCGTAGTACACGGCCCGGTGGGCAAAGCCAGCTTCGCCCCGGAAAAAATCGCCGAGAACGTGCGAGCCTTTATCAAGGCAGTGGAAAGCGCCAAACCCGATGGCGCCAAGGGCACCTACCTGCGCTCGGTCTATCTCTCCACCACCATGGGGCCCAGCATCAAGATAAGCCCCTCTGCGTCTCAGCAGTCTTAA